One window of Tenacibaculum maritimum NCIMB 2154 genomic DNA carries:
- a CDS encoding deoxyguanosinetriphosphate triphosphohydrolase, with translation MNWEQLLSLKRFGDTQKRERAKQDETRLGFEVDFDRIIFSSAFRSLQDKTQVIPLSETDFVHTRLTHSLEVSVVGRTLGRRVGKVLLERHPNLVSLGYTFNDFGAIVAASSVMHDIGNPPFGHSGEKAIGEYFNTGKGRQYQTQLTQKEYQDLIDFEGNANGFKILTESKKGISGGLRLSYATLGAFLKYPKESLPKKPTKHIVDKKYGFFQSEKDAFIDLANDLGLKKKASEGAISYYRHPLAYLVEAADDICYTIIDFEDGINLGLIEEELALEFMVKLVKDTIDIKKYNSLKHKKNRVSYLRALAIGVLINEAVAIFLANEKAILSGSFEKSLLDKCKYEAQINDIIKTSVAKIYQSKEVVEKEVAGYKIIADLLDVFVTALNHKFDNIASNYDELVLKILPEEYQLEKENLYDRIMQICSYIAGLSDGYAIRLHKKIMGNII, from the coding sequence ATGAATTGGGAACAACTTCTTTCTTTAAAGCGATTTGGAGACACGCAAAAACGTGAACGCGCAAAACAAGATGAAACTCGCTTAGGTTTCGAGGTAGATTTTGATAGGATTATTTTTTCATCTGCTTTTCGTAGCTTACAAGATAAAACACAGGTAATTCCACTCTCCGAAACAGATTTTGTGCATACAAGATTAACTCATAGTTTAGAAGTTTCAGTAGTTGGTAGAACATTAGGAAGAAGAGTAGGTAAGGTGCTATTGGAACGCCACCCTAATTTGGTATCACTGGGGTATACTTTTAATGATTTTGGAGCTATTGTGGCGGCGTCTTCAGTAATGCATGATATAGGAAATCCTCCTTTTGGGCATTCAGGAGAGAAGGCTATTGGAGAGTATTTTAACACAGGGAAAGGACGCCAATATCAAACTCAATTGACTCAAAAAGAATACCAAGACCTTATAGATTTTGAAGGAAATGCAAATGGATTCAAAATATTAACGGAAAGTAAGAAAGGAATCTCAGGAGGACTGCGATTGTCATATGCAACTTTAGGAGCTTTCTTAAAATACCCCAAAGAAAGCTTACCTAAGAAACCAACGAAGCATATTGTAGATAAGAAATATGGATTTTTTCAGTCGGAGAAAGATGCGTTTATAGACCTAGCTAACGATTTGGGATTAAAGAAGAAGGCATCAGAAGGGGCAATTTCTTATTATAGGCATCCTTTGGCTTATTTAGTAGAGGCAGCAGATGATATTTGCTATACAATTATAGATTTTGAAGATGGAATTAACTTAGGTTTAATAGAAGAGGAACTTGCTTTAGAATTTATGGTTAAATTGGTAAAAGACACTATTGATATTAAAAAATATAACTCGCTAAAACATAAAAAAAATAGGGTCAGCTATTTAAGAGCATTGGCTATTGGGGTTTTAATTAATGAGGCCGTAGCTATTTTCTTAGCTAATGAAAAAGCTATCTTAAGTGGGAGCTTTGAAAAGTCGCTATTAGATAAATGTAAGTATGAAGCTCAAATTAATGATATTATAAAAACAAGTGTCGCTAAAATTTATCAAAGTAAGGAAGTTGTAGAAAAAGAGGTTGCGGGGTATAAGATTATAGCAGATTTGTTAGATGTTTTTGTAACAGCTTTGAATCATAAATTTGATAATATAGCCTCTAATTATGATGAATTAGTATTGAAAATTTTACCTGAAGAATACCAATTAGAAAAAGAAAATTTATATGATAGAATTATGCAAATATGTAGCTATATCGCTGGATTATCCGATGGCTATGCTATTAGATTACATAAAAAAATAATGGGAAATATTATTTAA
- a CDS encoding ribonucleoside-diphosphate reductase subunit alpha has translation MYVVKRDGKKEPVMFDKITARVRKMCYGLNTIVDPVKVAMRVIEGLYDGVSTSELDSLAAEIAATMTTAHPDYAKLAARIAVSNLHKNTKKSFSETMIDLYEYVNPRTGKKAPLLADDVYKIIMDNSEKLDSTIIYSRDFNYDFFGFKTLERSYLLKLNGNIVERPQHMLMRVSIGIHKHDIDEAIATYELMSKKYFTHATPTLFNSGTPKPQMSSCFLLQMQDDSIDGIYDTLKQTAKISQSAGGIGLSIHNIRATGSYIRGTNGTSNGIVPMLKVFNDTARYVDQGGGKRKGSFAMYIEPWHADIYDFLDLKKNHGKEEMRARDLFYAMWISDLFMKRVQEDGQWTLMCPNECPHLYDTYGDDFERLYVGYEEAGKGRKTIKARDLWEKILESQIETGTPYMLYKDAVNRKTNHKNLGTIRSSNLCTEIMEYTSNDEVAVCNLASIALPMFISERENGEKYFNHKKLFDVTKKVTRNLDTVIDMNYYPVKEAENSNFRHRPVGLGVQGLADAFITLRLPFTSEEAKKLNQEIFETIYFAAVTSSMEIAKAKGAYSTFKGSPMSEGEFQFNMWGINEDDLSGNWDWKKLRKNVIKHGVRNSLLVAPMPTASTSQILGNNEAFEPYTSNIYTRRVLSGEFIVVNKHLLEDLVELGLWDNSMKEEIMRANGSIQHIEAIPQDLKDLYKTVWEMSMKDIIDMARHRGYFIDQSQSLNLFMKDPDFAKLTSMHFYAWKSGLKTGMYYLRTKSAVNAIQFTLSKEKKKEDKSISSDEFKAMIDASKNGEADDCLMCGS, from the coding sequence ATGTATGTAGTAAAAAGAGATGGCAAGAAAGAGCCTGTGATGTTCGATAAAATCACTGCAAGAGTTAGGAAAATGTGCTATGGATTGAACACAATTGTAGATCCTGTAAAGGTAGCAATGCGCGTAATAGAGGGGTTGTATGACGGGGTGAGTACTTCTGAGTTAGATAGCTTGGCAGCAGAAATAGCCGCTACCATGACTACTGCACATCCTGATTATGCTAAATTGGCAGCTCGTATAGCAGTTTCTAATTTACATAAAAATACGAAGAAATCATTTTCTGAAACAATGATTGATTTGTATGAGTATGTGAATCCTCGTACAGGAAAAAAAGCTCCTCTATTAGCTGATGATGTGTATAAAATAATAATGGATAATTCGGAGAAGTTAGATTCAACGATTATTTATAGTAGAGATTTTAATTATGATTTTTTTGGTTTTAAAACGTTAGAGCGTTCATACCTATTAAAATTAAATGGAAATATTGTTGAGCGTCCACAACATATGCTAATGCGTGTTTCTATAGGTATTCACAAACATGATATTGACGAAGCTATTGCTACATACGAATTAATGAGTAAAAAGTATTTTACTCACGCTACGCCAACGTTATTTAATTCAGGAACGCCAAAACCACAAATGTCATCGTGCTTTTTATTACAAATGCAAGATGATAGTATTGATGGAATTTATGACACATTAAAACAAACAGCAAAAATTTCACAGTCTGCGGGAGGAATAGGTTTGTCTATTCATAATATTCGTGCAACAGGTTCTTATATTAGAGGAACAAATGGAACTTCTAACGGAATTGTACCAATGCTAAAGGTGTTTAATGATACGGCACGTTATGTAGATCAAGGAGGAGGAAAACGAAAAGGATCTTTTGCGATGTATATTGAGCCATGGCATGCAGATATTTATGATTTTTTAGATTTAAAGAAAAATCATGGTAAAGAAGAAATGAGAGCACGTGATCTATTTTACGCGATGTGGATTTCTGATTTATTTATGAAGCGAGTACAAGAGGATGGTCAATGGACACTGATGTGCCCAAATGAATGCCCACATTTATACGATACCTATGGAGATGATTTTGAACGATTATATGTTGGTTATGAAGAAGCTGGGAAAGGAAGGAAAACAATAAAAGCACGTGATTTATGGGAGAAAATATTGGAATCTCAAATAGAAACAGGAACACCATATATGCTATATAAGGATGCTGTAAACCGTAAAACGAATCACAAAAATTTGGGAACAATTCGTTCTTCAAATCTATGTACAGAAATTATGGAATATACATCAAATGACGAGGTAGCCGTTTGTAATTTAGCGTCTATTGCTTTACCTATGTTTATTTCAGAGAGAGAAAATGGAGAAAAGTATTTTAATCATAAAAAGTTATTTGACGTAACCAAAAAGGTAACTCGTAATTTAGACACAGTAATTGATATGAATTACTATCCTGTAAAAGAAGCTGAAAACTCTAACTTTCGTCATAGGCCAGTAGGTCTAGGGGTGCAAGGGCTAGCAGATGCTTTTATCACACTGCGTTTACCTTTTACCTCAGAAGAAGCTAAAAAATTAAATCAAGAAATATTTGAAACAATATATTTTGCGGCAGTAACTTCGTCTATGGAAATTGCGAAAGCAAAAGGAGCTTACTCAACATTTAAAGGATCTCCAATGTCTGAAGGAGAGTTTCAATTTAATATGTGGGGAATTAATGAAGATGATTTAAGTGGTAATTGGGACTGGAAAAAACTGCGTAAAAACGTAATAAAACATGGTGTAAGAAATTCGTTATTAGTAGCTCCAATGCCAACAGCATCAACCTCTCAAATTCTAGGGAATAATGAAGCTTTTGAGCCATATACATCTAATATTTATACTCGTAGAGTATTGTCGGGAGAGTTTATTGTTGTAAATAAGCATTTGTTGGAAGACTTAGTAGAATTAGGTTTATGGGATAATAGTATGAAAGAAGAAATTATGAGGGCTAATGGTTCTATTCAGCATATTGAGGCAATTCCACAAGATTTAAAGGATCTATATAAAACAGTTTGGGAAATGAGTATGAAAGATATCATTGATATGGCGCGCCATAGAGGATATTTTATTGATCAGTCTCAGTCATTAAACTTATTTATGAAAGATCCTGATTTTGCAAAACTAACGTCAATGCATTTTTATGCTTGGAAATCAGGGTTAAAAACAGGAATGTACTATTTACGAACAAAATCGGCTGTAAATGCAATTCAATTCACACTTTCGAAAGAAAAGAAAAAAGAAGATAAGTCAATTAGTTCAGATGAATTTAAAGCAATGATAGATGCTTCTAAAAATGGAGAAGCAGATGATTGTTTAATGTGTGGATCATAA
- a CDS encoding ribonucleotide-diphosphate reductase subunit beta — protein MSVIEPILRENKDRFVIFPIQHNDLWEWYKKQQACFWTAEEIDLHQDLTDWNSKLSDDERYFIKHILAFFAASDGIVNENLAENFVNEVQYSEAKFFYGFQIMMENIHSETYSLLIDTYVKNEEEKDRLFRAIEVFPAIKKKADWALKWIESDSFAERLIAFAAVEGIFFSGAFCSIFWLKKRGLLPGLTFSNELISRDEGMHCDFAVHLHNNHIVNKVSKERIREIIVNALAIEREFITESLPVSLIGMNAKLMTQYLEFVTDRLLLEFGCEKEYNATNPFDFMEMISLEGKTNFFEKRVSEYQKAGVKSGGTGSISFDADF, from the coding sequence ATGTCAGTTATAGAACCTATTTTACGAGAAAATAAAGATAGATTTGTTATTTTTCCAATCCAGCATAATGACTTATGGGAGTGGTATAAGAAACAACAAGCCTGTTTTTGGACTGCAGAAGAAATTGATTTGCATCAAGATTTAACTGACTGGAATTCGAAATTATCAGATGATGAGCGTTACTTTATTAAGCATATTTTAGCATTCTTTGCAGCTTCTGATGGAATTGTAAATGAAAATTTAGCAGAAAATTTTGTGAATGAAGTTCAATATTCTGAAGCGAAATTTTTCTATGGATTTCAGATTATGATGGAAAATATTCATTCAGAAACTTACTCTTTATTGATAGATACTTATGTGAAAAATGAGGAAGAAAAGGATAGATTATTCAGAGCTATAGAAGTTTTTCCTGCCATTAAGAAAAAAGCAGATTGGGCTTTAAAATGGATAGAATCTGATTCCTTTGCAGAAAGGTTGATAGCCTTTGCAGCAGTTGAAGGAATTTTCTTTTCAGGAGCTTTCTGTTCTATTTTTTGGTTGAAAAAAAGAGGGTTACTACCAGGGTTAACTTTCTCAAATGAATTAATTTCTCGTGACGAAGGAATGCACTGTGATTTTGCAGTACACTTGCACAATAATCATATTGTAAATAAAGTTTCTAAAGAGCGTATAAGAGAAATTATTGTAAATGCTTTGGCTATTGAAAGAGAATTTATAACAGAGTCACTCCCTGTTAGTTTGATAGGTATGAACGCTAAGCTAATGACGCAGTACTTAGAGTTTGTAACTGATAGGCTGCTATTGGAATTTGGATGTGAAAAAGAGTATAATGCAACAAATCCATTTGATTTCATGGAAATGATTTCATTAGAAGGAAAAACAAATTTCTTTGAAAAACGAGTGTCAGAATATCAAAAGGCAGGCGTTAAATCAGGAGGAACTGGAAGTATTAGTTTCGATGCTGATTTTTAA
- the trxA gene encoding thioredoxin yields the protein MTENLTKEGFIEKIFNYEESKEFVYKGKIPALIDFYADWCGPCKALAPVLDELGKEYEGKLNIYKINTEVEQELAAVFGIRSIPSMLFCPIGEDPQMANGALPKKQLEQIIRDVLKVEK from the coding sequence ATGACAGAAAATTTAACAAAAGAAGGTTTTATAGAAAAAATCTTCAATTATGAAGAAAGTAAAGAGTTTGTGTATAAAGGTAAAATACCAGCACTTATAGATTTTTATGCTGATTGGTGTGGTCCTTGTAAAGCATTAGCACCTGTATTGGACGAACTAGGTAAAGAGTATGAAGGGAAGCTTAATATTTATAAAATAAATACTGAAGTAGAGCAAGAATTAGCTGCTGTTTTTGGTATTAGAAGTATCCCTTCTATGTTATTTTGCCCTATTGGAGAAGATCCACAAATGGCTAATGGAGCATTGCCTAAAAAACAGTTAGAGCAAATTATAAGAGATGTTTTAAAGGTGGAAAAATAG
- a CDS encoding prolyl oligopeptidase family serine peptidase, with product MKKLIIPILCVTTLLISCKEEEKKRASIVTYPNTTKLPVTDNYFNTSITDNYRWLEDDTSKETKKWVQEENEVTFNFLNKITYRQQLKKRLTELWNYEKIGTPFQEGNFTYFYKNNGLQNQHILYRKDQEGKEEVFLDPNSFSEDGTTSLGSVSFSKSGNIVAYSISEGGSDWRKIIVMNTVDKKIIGDTLIDVKFSEIAWKGDEGFYYSSYDKPVGSELSAKTDQHKLYYHKLNTPQKSDLVIFGAIPSEKNRYVSGQLTEDDKYLIISASTSTSGNKLFLKDLTNPKSKLITIIDNYDSDTYVIDSRDDKLYMVTNLNAPNKKIIIADAKKPESTNWKDFIPETKNVLNPSTGAGFFFAEYMVDAISKVVQYDFNGKLIREVKLPGKGSVGGFSGKTKAKEIYFSFTNYNTPSSSYKFNPQDGTYELYWKPAISFKSENYETKQVFYTSKDGTKVPMIITHKKGIPLNGKNPTILYGYGGFNISLTPNFSVANAVWMEQGGIYAVANLRGGGEYGKKWHDAGTQLKKQNVFDDFIAAAEFLIQENYTSSNYLAIRGGSNGGLLVGATMTQRPDLMKVALPAVGVLDMLRYHTFTAGAGWAYDYGTAEQSEEMFKYLKGYSPVHNVKSGVEYPATMITTGDHDDRVVPAHSFKFAAELQDKQTGKNPILIRIETNAGHGAGTPISKTIDQYADIFGFTLFNMDFNELPKLSN from the coding sequence ATGAAAAAATTAATTATTCCTATTCTTTGCGTAACTACACTACTCATATCATGCAAAGAAGAAGAGAAAAAAAGAGCATCTATTGTGACTTATCCAAACACTACTAAACTTCCTGTTACAGACAATTATTTCAACACCTCTATAACAGATAACTATCGATGGCTAGAAGATGACACCAGCAAAGAAACCAAAAAATGGGTCCAAGAGGAAAATGAAGTGACATTTAATTTCTTAAACAAAATAACATATAGACAACAGCTAAAAAAGCGTTTGACTGAACTATGGAACTACGAAAAAATAGGCACTCCATTCCAAGAAGGAAACTTTACTTATTTTTATAAAAATAACGGACTACAAAATCAACACATATTGTATAGAAAGGATCAAGAAGGAAAAGAGGAAGTTTTCTTAGACCCGAACTCTTTTTCCGAAGACGGAACAACCTCTCTAGGTAGTGTTAGCTTCTCTAAATCTGGAAACATTGTTGCCTACTCAATTTCTGAAGGAGGTAGTGATTGGAGGAAAATTATTGTTATGAATACCGTCGATAAAAAAATTATTGGAGATACCTTAATCGATGTAAAATTTTCTGAAATTGCTTGGAAAGGAGATGAAGGCTTTTACTACTCTAGTTACGATAAACCTGTGGGAAGTGAATTATCTGCAAAAACAGATCAACACAAACTATATTACCACAAATTAAACACCCCTCAAAAATCCGATTTAGTTATTTTTGGAGCTATTCCTTCAGAAAAGAACCGTTATGTTAGTGGTCAATTAACCGAAGACGACAAGTATTTAATCATCTCCGCTTCCACTTCCACTTCTGGAAACAAATTATTTTTAAAAGATCTTACAAACCCTAAAAGCAAGTTAATTACAATTATAGATAACTATGATAGCGATACTTATGTTATAGATAGTAGAGATGATAAACTATACATGGTAACCAATCTCAACGCTCCTAATAAAAAAATAATCATTGCTGACGCAAAAAAACCTGAATCGACAAATTGGAAAGACTTTATACCTGAAACTAAAAACGTACTAAACCCTTCCACTGGAGCTGGATTTTTCTTTGCTGAATATATGGTTGATGCTATTTCTAAAGTAGTACAGTATGATTTCAATGGAAAATTAATCCGAGAAGTAAAGTTGCCAGGAAAAGGATCTGTTGGTGGTTTTAGCGGAAAAACAAAAGCTAAAGAAATTTATTTTTCTTTCACAAACTACAACACCCCTAGCTCCTCTTATAAGTTCAACCCTCAAGATGGAACTTATGAGCTCTACTGGAAACCAGCTATTTCTTTTAAATCCGAAAACTACGAAACAAAACAAGTTTTTTACACTTCTAAAGACGGCACAAAAGTACCTATGATTATCACCCATAAAAAAGGAATTCCATTAAATGGAAAAAACCCAACTATATTATACGGGTATGGAGGGTTTAATATTAGCTTAACACCTAACTTCAGTGTGGCAAATGCTGTATGGATGGAACAAGGGGGAATATATGCCGTTGCTAATTTACGCGGAGGTGGCGAGTATGGTAAAAAATGGCACGATGCAGGAACTCAATTAAAAAAACAAAACGTTTTTGATGATTTTATTGCTGCTGCTGAATTCTTAATTCAAGAAAACTACACTTCATCAAATTACTTGGCTATTCGCGGAGGTTCTAATGGAGGGTTACTAGTAGGAGCAACCATGACACAACGACCTGACTTAATGAAAGTGGCTCTTCCTGCCGTGGGGGTTTTAGATATGCTACGTTACCACACATTTACCGCCGGAGCAGGATGGGCATATGATTATGGTACTGCTGAGCAGAGTGAAGAAATGTTCAAGTACCTGAAAGGGTACTCACCTGTGCACAATGTCAAATCAGGCGTTGAATATCCTGCTACAATGATTACAACAGGAGACCATGACGATAGGGTTGTTCCTGCTCATAGTTTTAAGTTCGCTGCTGAACTTCAGGATAAGCAAACAGGAAAAAATCCTATTTTGATTCGAATAGAAACCAATGCTGGTCATGGCGCAGGAACTCCTATCAGCAAAACAATTGATCAATACGCTGATATATTCGGTTTTACATTGTTTAATATGGATTTTAATGAGCTCCCTAAATTAAGTAATTAA
- a CDS encoding M13 family metallopeptidase, translating to MKTIKRAFYVSAIASLGIIACKTEKPKEKEKVAGIVLENMDTSVKPTDDFFRFVNGTWLDNTKIPDDQTSWGGFNQLRKKTDADVLAILNKAIQEGNFPKVKDTNGNEMASDQEKAVNYYKTIMDTVARNKQGKTPLTPFLAKIDKIKTKEDIQTYITDMTPYGGGGFYSFSVFNDLKNSSMNTGYLNGSSLGLSRDYYVDDKVKDKLEKYQEFVEKILKEFGDNEADAKKNAATIITFEKSLATPMMSKEERRDTRKIYNPMTVAELQKLAPAIDWNAYLKGIGIANIDTIIVTDPGYFKAMSEIFKNRSVEDIKLLLRWSAINNSLSILSTDLEKANWEFYSKEMRGAKQQRPRDERALNNLNGAIGEALGKLYVAAKFPPEAKKKAKEMIDNVMLGFENRIAQLPWMSKETKQKALDKLHKLSVKIAYPDKWKDYSKLQIKGLEEGGTYFNNAMNIRRWNYDKNMAKLGKEVDRTEWGMSPQTVNAYFNPLNNEIVFPAAILQPPFYNYKADEAVNYGGIGAVIGHEISHSFDDSGARFDGDGNLKNWWTEEDSKKFKEVGSKLVKQYSDIIAIDSMHLNGAYTLGENIGDLGGVQAAYEGLQIFLSKNGRPEKIDGYSPEQRFFLSWATIWRTKMRDEALKNLIMTNTHAPGQYRAYMPLKNVNAFYKAFGVKEGDKMYLKPEERVKIW from the coding sequence ATGAAAACCATAAAAAGAGCATTTTATGTGTCGGCAATTGCTTCCTTAGGAATTATTGCTTGTAAAACAGAAAAACCAAAGGAAAAAGAAAAGGTTGCGGGAATTGTACTGGAGAACATGGATACCTCTGTAAAACCAACCGACGATTTTTTCCGATTTGTCAACGGAACATGGTTGGACAACACAAAAATCCCTGACGATCAAACCTCTTGGGGAGGCTTTAATCAGCTTCGCAAAAAAACAGATGCTGATGTTTTAGCAATCCTAAATAAAGCTATTCAAGAAGGAAATTTCCCTAAAGTAAAGGATACTAATGGGAATGAAATGGCTTCTGATCAAGAAAAAGCAGTAAACTACTACAAAACTATCATGGATACTGTAGCTAGAAACAAACAAGGAAAGACTCCTTTAACTCCTTTCTTAGCTAAAATTGATAAAATAAAAACAAAAGAGGATATTCAAACCTACATCACTGATATGACCCCTTATGGCGGAGGTGGTTTCTATAGTTTCAGTGTTTTTAATGACCTAAAAAATAGCAGTATGAATACTGGCTATTTAAATGGCAGCAGCCTTGGTTTGTCTAGAGATTACTATGTTGATGATAAGGTAAAAGATAAATTAGAAAAATACCAAGAATTTGTTGAAAAAATACTGAAAGAATTCGGAGATAACGAGGCTGATGCTAAAAAGAATGCTGCTACAATCATTACTTTCGAAAAAAGTTTAGCAACACCAATGATGTCTAAAGAAGAGCGAAGAGACACTCGTAAGATATACAATCCTATGACTGTAGCTGAATTGCAAAAACTAGCTCCTGCTATTGATTGGAATGCTTATTTAAAAGGTATTGGCATTGCTAATATTGATACGATTATTGTTACTGACCCTGGCTACTTCAAAGCAATGAGCGAAATTTTCAAGAATCGCTCTGTAGAAGACATCAAGTTATTGCTACGTTGGAGCGCCATCAACAATTCCCTATCAATATTATCTACTGATTTAGAAAAAGCAAATTGGGAATTTTACAGTAAAGAAATGCGTGGTGCTAAGCAACAGCGTCCTAGAGACGAACGCGCTTTAAACAATTTAAACGGTGCTATTGGTGAAGCTTTAGGCAAACTATATGTAGCCGCTAAATTTCCACCTGAAGCAAAGAAAAAAGCCAAAGAAATGATTGACAATGTAATGCTTGGTTTTGAAAACCGCATTGCACAATTACCATGGATGAGTAAAGAAACTAAGCAAAAGGCTTTAGACAAATTACATAAATTAAGTGTTAAAATAGCATACCCAGATAAATGGAAAGATTATTCTAAACTACAAATAAAAGGGTTAGAAGAAGGCGGTACTTATTTTAATAATGCAATGAACATCAGAAGATGGAATTACGATAAAAACATGGCTAAATTAGGGAAAGAAGTAGATAGAACTGAATGGGGAATGTCTCCACAAACAGTAAATGCCTACTTCAACCCTTTAAATAATGAAATTGTATTCCCAGCCGCTATTTTACAACCTCCTTTTTACAACTACAAAGCCGATGAGGCTGTTAATTATGGTGGTATCGGTGCTGTTATCGGGCATGAAATTTCTCATAGCTTTGATGATTCTGGAGCCCGTTTTGATGGTGATGGAAACCTTAAAAACTGGTGGACAGAAGAGGATTCTAAAAAATTTAAGGAAGTAGGCAGCAAACTAGTAAAGCAATACAGTGATATTATTGCTATTGATAGTATGCATTTAAATGGCGCTTACACCTTAGGTGAAAATATTGGAGACCTAGGAGGTGTTCAAGCTGCTTATGAAGGGTTACAAATTTTCTTAAGTAAAAATGGGCGTCCAGAAAAAATAGATGGATACTCTCCTGAGCAACGTTTTTTCCTTTCTTGGGCAACTATATGGAGAACTAAAATGCGTGACGAAGCTTTGAAAAACTTAATTATGACCAATACACATGCTCCTGGGCAATATAGAGCTTATATGCCTTTAAAAAATGTAAATGCTTTTTATAAAGCTTTTGGTGTAAAAGAAGGAGATAAGATGTATCTAAAACCAGAAGAAAGAGTTAAAATCTGGTAA
- a CDS encoding ATP-dependent zinc protease family protein has translation MKIIGRVEKISFLNWEIEELPIKIDTGAYTSSIHCNHIMEQDGTLEFKLLCPGTKKYNGKLIRTTSYSKKVIRSSNGQKEERYIVDTTVVFFGKKYKMKFSLADRSKMTTPALMGRKFLTKKFIVDVSQENITSKKT, from the coding sequence ATGAAAATAATTGGTAGGGTTGAAAAAATATCATTTTTAAATTGGGAAATAGAAGAGCTCCCTATCAAAATAGATACAGGAGCATATACCTCATCCATTCATTGTAACCATATTATGGAACAAGATGGTACTTTAGAGTTTAAGCTACTATGCCCAGGTACAAAAAAATATAATGGTAAATTAATTAGAACAACTTCGTATTCCAAAAAAGTGATACGAAGTTCAAATGGACAAAAAGAGGAAAGATATATTGTAGATACTACAGTAGTATTCTTTGGAAAAAAATATAAAATGAAGTTTTCATTGGCAGATAGGAGTAAAATGACTACACCTGCCTTAATGGGGCGAAAATTTTTAACTAAAAAATTTATAGTGGATGTTTCGCAAGAAAATATCACATCTAAAAAAACATAG
- the rimK gene encoding 30S ribosomal protein S6--L-glutamate ligase, which translates to MKIVILSRNPQSYSTKRLFEAGEKRGHQMLILDHTKCDLIIEKKKPAIVYNHELVTDVDAIIPRIGASVTFYGTAVVRQFEMMKVFSVVESQALVRSRDKLSSLQVLSRANLGLPKTVFTNYSKDTSEVIKKVGGAPLIIKLLEGTQGLGVVLAETKKAAESVLEAFNGLKARVIVQEFIKEAKGADIRAFVVDGVVVGAIKRQGKEGEFRSNLHRGGSAEIIELTEDEENAALKAVKAMKLGVAGVDMLQSDRGPLILEVNSSPGLEGIEVATNKDIAKSIIRYIERSA; encoded by the coding sequence ATGAAAATTGTCATTCTTTCTCGAAACCCTCAATCTTATTCAACCAAGCGCTTATTTGAAGCGGGAGAGAAAAGGGGGCATCAAATGCTAATTTTAGACCACACTAAATGCGACTTAATCATTGAAAAAAAGAAACCAGCTATTGTATATAATCATGAATTGGTAACAGACGTTGATGCAATTATACCACGTATTGGAGCATCAGTTACCTTTTACGGCACAGCTGTAGTTCGTCAATTTGAGATGATGAAAGTATTTTCGGTAGTTGAATCTCAAGCCTTAGTAAGATCGAGAGACAAACTAAGCAGCCTACAGGTACTTTCTAGAGCCAATTTAGGACTACCTAAAACAGTTTTTACAAATTACTCAAAAGACACTTCCGAAGTTATTAAAAAAGTAGGAGGAGCTCCACTAATCATCAAATTACTAGAAGGAACTCAAGGATTAGGTGTTGTTTTAGCAGAAACAAAAAAAGCAGCAGAATCTGTTTTAGAAGCTTTCAATGGTTTAAAAGCTCGTGTAATTGTACAAGAATTTATCAAAGAAGCAAAAGGAGCTGATATAAGGGCTTTTGTAGTAGATGGCGTTGTTGTAGGAGCTATAAAACGTCAAGGCAAAGAAGGTGAATTCAGGTCTAATTTACATAGAGGGGGTTCAGCAGAAATCATAGAATTAACCGAAGATGAAGAAAACGCAGCCCTAAAAGCTGTTAAAGCAATGAAATTAGGAGTTGCTGGCGTGGACATGTTGCAATCTGATAGAGGTCCTTTAATTTTAGAGGTAAACTCTTCTCCTGGATTAGAAGGAATTGAAGTAGCTACCAATAAAGATATTGCCAAAAGCATTATTCGTTATATAGAAAGAAGTGCTTAA